The uncultured Methanomethylovorans sp. genome contains a region encoding:
- the fhcD gene encoding formylmethanofuran--tetrahydromethanopterin N-formyltransferase, whose protein sequence is MEINGVEIEDTYAEAFSIKISRVLITAATKHWAEVAATEATGFGTSVIMCPAEAGIERFATCEETPDGRPGVYIQICTFGYEALEHQLLERIGQCILTAPTTAVFNGLPNAEKQFNIGAKERFFGDGLESVKQLGDHKMHSIPLMGGDFLIEENIGAIAGIAGGNFFIFGDSQMTALTAAEVAVDAIKELEGTITPFPGGIVASGSKSGSNKYAKFMKATANEKYCPTVRDKVADTQIPADVKAVYEIVINGLNEEVIKKSMAVAIKAAVTVPGVKKISAGNYGGKLGKYQLKLHDLF, encoded by the coding sequence ATGGAAATCAACGGAGTCGAAATAGAGGACACTTATGCAGAAGCTTTTTCTATCAAGATCAGTAGAGTATTGATAACAGCAGCCACTAAACACTGGGCAGAGGTAGCAGCTACAGAAGCAACTGGATTTGGTACTTCAGTTATCATGTGTCCTGCAGAAGCAGGTATCGAAAGATTTGCAACCTGTGAAGAGACACCAGATGGTAGACCAGGAGTTTACATCCAGATCTGCACATTCGGATACGAGGCATTGGAACACCAGCTCCTCGAACGTATCGGACAGTGTATACTTACAGCTCCGACAACTGCTGTATTCAATGGTCTTCCAAATGCAGAAAAGCAGTTCAATATTGGTGCCAAAGAGAGATTCTTCGGTGATGGGCTGGAATCGGTCAAACAGCTTGGAGATCACAAGATGCACAGCATACCTCTTATGGGAGGAGACTTCCTTATCGAAGAGAATATCGGAGCAATTGCCGGTATTGCAGGCGGTAACTTCTTCATCTTCGGTGACAGCCAGATGACCGCCTTGACAGCTGCAGAAGTTGCTGTTGATGCCATAAAGGAACTTGAAGGCACGATTACACCTTTCCCAGGCGGTATTGTTGCAAGCGGTTCTAAATCAGGGTCAAACAAATATGCCAAATTTATGAAGGCAACAGCTAATGAGAAATACTGTCCTACTGTAAGAGACAAAGTAGCTGACACTCAGATCCCTGCAGATGTAAAAGCAGTGTATGAGATAGTCATCAATGGTCTTAACGAAGAGGTTATTAAAAAGTCAATGGCTGTTGCTATAAAGGCAGCAGTAACAGTTCCTGGTGTTAAGAAGATATCTGCCGGAAACTATGGCGGCAAACTTGGAAAATACCAACTTAAACTTCATGATCTCTTCTGA
- a CDS encoding S26 family signal peptidase — protein MDLKEGIKTFRDSDNFYISLARDILSVAAAVLAFSTISYIIFGMWTPMVAVESGSMEPHMNIGDIIFIQNIERTSVITKADASSDYVSFKENGDVILYRPYGRTDVTPIIHRAMYFVKAGEPMWDGGPAAPNDGYITKGDNEKTNMVYDQQGQISYLTPVKEEWIIGIARYRIPYIGKIRLMLPF, from the coding sequence ATGGATCTAAAGGAAGGCATTAAAACTTTTCGAGACAGTGATAATTTTTACATTTCATTAGCTCGAGATATACTATCTGTGGCAGCAGCGGTGTTAGCGTTCTCAACCATTTCATACATAATATTTGGTATGTGGACACCAATGGTCGCTGTGGAATCCGGCAGTATGGAACCACACATGAACATCGGAGATATAATTTTTATACAAAACATAGAAAGAACATCTGTAATCACGAAAGCAGATGCATCTAGTGATTATGTGTCATTTAAGGAAAATGGGGATGTTATATTATACCGGCCTTACGGGAGAACAGATGTAACACCCATTATTCATAGAGCTATGTATTTTGTAAAAGCAGGTGAGCCTATGTGGGATGGAGGACCAGCAGCTCCTAATGATGGCTACATCACCAAAGGTGACAATGAAAAAACTAATATGGTTTATGATCAGCAAGGACAAATAAGTTATTTAACACCAGTAAAAGAAGAATGGATCATTGGAATTGCCAGGTATCGTATACCCTATATAGGAAAGATAAGGCTGATGTTGCCTTTCTGA
- a CDS encoding DNA-directed DNA polymerase II small subunit, which translates to MNQIEVITVFLAEGYQISPNAVELICCHYNPHSLMDDILKNLDPSVLVVDVEHINKFIEKNVSQEKYEIPEKKYLSDNGHIIPKIVAPIDSAVNCILSANPVDILMDITDNSTCVGEYMEFVHFFRNRYSRLSEMIRGRLNSRPIESLNKYRNKSIGRREGMDKDMNEVSIIGMVSDLKSTSNGHKMIQLEDTTGSISVLVRMADKELFELANRFVLDEVVGITGALTNDGKLLIAKKITIPDLPNTLGERKRSYGKAVLTSDVHIGSSTFLEDEWYRFIDFLKGDTDNEAMAELSKEVRYLVVAGDLVDGVGIYPGQEMELKIQDIYQQYKKAAEYFSEIPKHITVIISPGNHDAVRQAEPQPMLPENIRADFSENVTFVGNPSVVDLDGVRLMIYHGRSIDDLVASIPGVSYQEPTKAMVEMMKRRHLSPIYGSRVSIAPEKQDHFVIGQVPDILHCGHVHTVGVEWYKNVLLVNSGTWQSQTEFQKRVNVVPTPAQVPVVDLSTLKTTILKFAE; encoded by the coding sequence ATGAATCAGATAGAAGTGATTACCGTTTTCCTAGCAGAAGGATATCAAATAAGCCCAAATGCTGTGGAATTGATATGTTGTCATTATAATCCACACAGTCTTATGGATGACATCTTAAAAAATCTGGACCCTTCTGTATTAGTAGTAGATGTCGAACATATTAATAAATTCATTGAAAAAAATGTTTCTCAAGAAAAATATGAAATCCCTGAAAAAAAATATTTGTCTGATAATGGTCATATCATTCCTAAAATAGTTGCGCCAATAGATTCTGCTGTTAACTGTATTCTTTCAGCTAATCCTGTTGATATTTTAATGGATATAACAGATAATTCTACATGTGTAGGGGAATATATGGAATTTGTCCATTTTTTTAGGAATCGATACAGCAGGTTAAGTGAGATGATTAGAGGCAGATTAAATTCAAGACCCATAGAAAGCTTGAACAAATACCGTAACAAGAGCATAGGACGCCGTGAGGGCATGGATAAAGATATGAATGAAGTTTCTATCATTGGCATGGTCTCAGATCTCAAAAGCACAAGTAATGGTCATAAGATGATACAGCTTGAAGATACTACAGGCTCCATTTCAGTGTTGGTACGAATGGCTGATAAAGAGCTATTCGAACTGGCTAATCGTTTTGTACTGGATGAAGTGGTGGGTATTACAGGTGCTCTTACTAACGATGGCAAGTTGCTTATAGCTAAAAAGATCACTATTCCTGATTTGCCGAACACTTTGGGTGAAAGAAAAAGGTCATATGGCAAAGCTGTGTTAACTTCTGATGTTCATATAGGTAGCTCCACATTTTTGGAAGATGAATGGTATCGTTTTATTGATTTTCTAAAAGGTGATACTGACAATGAGGCAATGGCTGAATTGTCCAAAGAAGTCCGATACCTTGTTGTCGCTGGGGATTTGGTGGACGGAGTGGGTATCTATCCAGGACAGGAAATGGAATTGAAGATACAAGATATATATCAACAGTACAAAAAAGCTGCTGAATATTTTAGTGAGATACCCAAACACATCACAGTTATAATATCTCCGGGTAATCATGATGCTGTAAGACAGGCAGAGCCACAGCCCATGTTGCCAGAGAATATAAGGGCCGATTTTTCTGAAAATGTTACTTTCGTGGGAAACCCTTCAGTTGTTGATCTTGATGGTGTAAGGCTTATGATATATCATGGCAGGTCTATTGATGATTTGGTAGCATCTATTCCGGGAGTATCTTATCAGGAGCCCACAAAAGCTATGGTGGAAATGATGAAGCGCAGACATCTTTCTCCTATTTATGGTAGCAGAGTATCCATAGCTCCTGAAAAACAGGACCATTTCGTGATTGGCCAGGTGCCAGACATACTACATTGCGGTCATGTGCATACAGTGGGCGTGGAATGGTATAAAAATGTCCTATTGGTGAACTCGGGTACATGGCAGTCCCAGACAGAGTTCCAGAAAAGAGTGAATGTTGTTCCCACTCCTGCACAGGTGCCTGTAGTGGATCTTAGTACTCTCAAAACTACTATTCTTAAGTTTGCAGAGTGA
- a CDS encoding ORC1-type DNA replication protein, translated as MVIKMQNKALDGLFQELLATEPIFNNKEVLRPTYTPDTLVHRDEQINSLATILVSALRGDTPSNILIYGKTGTGKTAASRHVGRELERIGEQLNVQCSVVYVNCEVIDTQYRLLANLARQFGEDVPMTGWPTDQVFSKFKEAVDSKKQVIIIILDEIDKLVKKGDDVLYNLSRANSDLKQAKVSMIGVSNDLKFTEFLDPRVKSSLGEEEIIFPPYDADQISDILVERAEIAYKRGVLEETVIPLCAAFAAQEHGDARRALDLLRVAGELAEREKKPHVQEEHVRRAQDKIEVDRVVEVVKTLPTQSKLALCAIINLRNNGYKNVTTGEVYNVYRQLCINVDMDILTQRRVTDLMSELDMLGIVNALVVSKGRYGRTKEIVLSVPVSSTQRVLFEDYRLKPLENFKPVITTQMHL; from the coding sequence ATGGTAATCAAAATGCAAAACAAAGCTTTAGATGGTCTGTTTCAGGAATTACTTGCAACTGAACCTATTTTCAATAATAAGGAAGTTTTGAGGCCGACATATACTCCTGACACCCTAGTACACAGAGATGAACAGATTAATAGTCTTGCAACTATACTAGTCTCTGCTCTGAGGGGTGACACTCCTTCTAACATTCTTATTTATGGAAAAACAGGCACTGGTAAAACAGCTGCTTCACGGCATGTAGGCAGAGAGCTGGAGAGAATAGGTGAACAACTCAATGTACAGTGTAGTGTGGTTTATGTCAACTGTGAAGTTATAGATACTCAATATAGATTGCTTGCTAATCTGGCAAGGCAGTTTGGAGAAGACGTTCCAATGACTGGTTGGCCTACTGATCAAGTCTTTTCAAAGTTCAAAGAAGCTGTAGATTCGAAAAAACAAGTTATTATTATTATTCTTGACGAAATAGATAAGCTCGTTAAAAAGGGAGATGATGTACTTTATAATCTTTCCAGAGCAAATTCTGATCTCAAACAGGCAAAAGTGAGTATGATCGGAGTTTCTAACGATCTTAAATTTACTGAGTTCTTGGATCCCCGGGTAAAAAGCTCTCTTGGAGAAGAAGAGATCATTTTCCCACCATATGATGCAGATCAGATAAGTGATATCTTGGTTGAAAGGGCAGAAATAGCCTATAAAAGAGGCGTTTTAGAGGAAACTGTTATACCTTTATGTGCAGCTTTTGCAGCCCAGGAACATGGAGATGCAAGGCGTGCATTGGACCTTTTAAGAGTTGCAGGAGAACTTGCTGAGCGTGAAAAGAAACCGCATGTTCAGGAAGAACATGTCAGGCGAGCCCAAGATAAAATAGAGGTTGATAGAGTCGTTGAAGTCGTTAAAACTCTTCCAACACAGTCGAAACTTGCACTCTGCGCTATCATAAACTTAAGGAACAATGGTTACAAGAATGTTACCACTGGAGAGGTATACAATGTCTACCGTCAGCTGTGTATAAACGTAGATATGGATATTCTGACCCAAAGACGTGTGACTGACCTTATGTCAGAACTCGATATGCTTGGTATTGTTAATGCTCTGGTAGTGAGTAAAGGCAGATATGGAAGAACAAAAGAAATAGTTTTGAGCGTTCCTGTATCCAGCACACAGCGTGTACTTTTTGAGGACTACAGACTTAAACCACTTGAAAATTTCAAACCTGTTATAACAACTCAAATGCACTTATGA
- a CDS encoding CBS domain-containing protein, which yields MKTSFQIGKILGIPIKLHITFLLILPVFSLVFATNPAPFGFQDMTTPLMNYLLSLITTILLFLCVLLHELGHSYVAQRYGVEIKDITLMLIGGVSSMEEIPRNPSQELKMAFAGPFVSLIVGTTIYLSNFVAASMIASYSTTPIYMMFNILGSINIVLGLFNLLPAFPMDGGRLLRAWYAKRMNYVQATHYAASIGKLFAFLMGIIGLFSNAWLILIAFFVYIGASEEDRSTTVTVTLEKYTVSDVMSPDVTSVPPDMTIDALLHFMFEERHMGYPVIERNSLKGIVTLSDVHKVPPLDRVVLQVRDIMTTDVVSLHVNDKASEAFKLMMSNNIGRVLVVDSNGSVVGILSRTDLMRAMMLANEQL from the coding sequence ATGAAAACATCATTTCAAATTGGGAAAATTCTCGGCATTCCCATAAAATTACACATTACCTTCTTGCTAATACTGCCGGTATTCTCCCTGGTTTTTGCCACAAATCCCGCTCCATTTGGTTTCCAGGATATGACCACTCCACTAATGAACTATTTGTTATCTCTAATAACTACTATTCTTCTATTTTTATGCGTACTTCTTCATGAACTTGGTCATTCTTATGTAGCCCAAAGATACGGTGTGGAAATAAAAGATATCACATTGATGCTTATTGGTGGTGTCTCATCCATGGAAGAGATCCCTAGAAATCCTTCACAAGAGCTCAAGATGGCTTTTGCAGGCCCCTTTGTGAGTCTTATTGTCGGTACCACTATTTATTTATCCAATTTTGTGGCTGCCTCAATGATAGCTTCCTATTCAACAACTCCTATTTACATGATGTTCAATATTCTCGGTTCTATAAACATAGTTCTTGGGCTTTTCAATCTCTTACCAGCTTTTCCAATGGATGGCGGTCGTCTTCTCAGAGCATGGTATGCAAAAAGGATGAACTACGTACAGGCCACTCACTATGCCGCTTCTATAGGCAAGCTTTTTGCTTTTCTCATGGGAATAATAGGGCTTTTCTCTAACGCATGGCTCATATTAATAGCGTTTTTTGTTTACATAGGAGCTTCCGAAGAAGATAGGTCTACTACAGTTACAGTAACACTTGAAAAATATACAGTTTCTGATGTCATGAGTCCAGATGTTACATCAGTGCCTCCAGATATGACAATTGATGCTCTCTTACATTTTATGTTTGAGGAAAGACACATGGGTTATCCTGTTATTGAACGCAATTCTTTAAAAGGCATTGTGACTTTATCTGATGTGCATAAAGTTCCTCCTCTTGACAGAGTTGTCTTGCAGGTAAGAGATATAATGACCACAGACGTGGTTTCATTGCATGTGAACGATAAAGCTTCAGAGGCCTTCAAATTGATGATGTCAAATAATATAGGAAGGGTGTTAGTTGTAGATTCTAATGGCTCTGTAGTAGGCATTCTTTCTAGAACAGACCTTATGAGAGCAATGATGTTGGCCAATGAGCAGTTATAA
- the mfnA gene encoding tyrosine decarboxylase MfnA: MQQSGQNWDDVRSSLMQAKSQDLRYEKVLSSMCTYPHPIAVEAHKLFIESNMGDYGLFMGTYELEQSVLQMLGNLLSSSHPYGYLTTGGTESNIQAIRAMRNACRFIQSPNIVVPTSAHFSFDKIADILKIEVRKAQVLSDLTVDIEDVSSLIDQNTVGLVGIAGSTEFGQVDSISELSRIAAGRGIFLHVDAAFGGFVLPFIKKNLPFDFSLPGVTSIAIDPHKMGMSTIPSGALLFREEKMMDFLRVDTPYLTISSQCTLTGTRSGASVAATYAVMKHLGREGYSQVVNRCMSLTQLLLQEVKKIGLQPVIDPVMNILALSVSQPKKIRKELATQFGWHVSITKQPLSIRLVIMPHMTEENILAFVRDLKSVLDKIEFSENNESGNFRHSDGTGNMS; the protein is encoded by the coding sequence ATGCAGCAATCTGGACAAAACTGGGATGATGTTAGATCTTCTTTAATGCAAGCAAAATCACAAGATCTTCGTTACGAAAAAGTTCTTAGTTCCATGTGCACTTATCCTCACCCTATTGCAGTTGAAGCGCATAAATTGTTTATTGAATCAAATATGGGTGATTATGGTCTTTTCATGGGAACTTATGAACTTGAACAAAGCGTCTTACAGATGCTTGGAAATTTATTAAGTTCCTCTCATCCTTATGGCTATCTTACTACAGGAGGAACTGAATCTAATATTCAAGCTATAAGAGCTATGCGCAATGCTTGTAGATTCATTCAAAGTCCCAATATTGTGGTGCCTACTTCTGCTCATTTTTCTTTTGATAAAATAGCTGATATTCTTAAAATTGAAGTAAGAAAAGCTCAGGTGCTTTCTGATCTAACTGTTGATATTGAAGATGTATCTTCTCTTATAGATCAAAATACGGTTGGACTTGTTGGTATTGCTGGATCTACTGAATTTGGTCAAGTAGATTCCATATCAGAACTCTCAAGAATTGCTGCGGGGAGAGGCATTTTCTTGCATGTTGATGCAGCTTTTGGAGGTTTTGTTCTTCCTTTTATCAAGAAAAATCTACCTTTTGATTTCTCCCTTCCAGGTGTAACTTCCATTGCAATAGACCCACATAAAATGGGCATGAGTACTATTCCCTCGGGAGCTTTACTCTTTAGAGAAGAAAAAATGATGGATTTTCTTAGAGTCGATACTCCTTATCTTACTATAAGTAGCCAATGTACGCTCACTGGTACCCGTAGCGGAGCTTCAGTAGCAGCAACATATGCTGTGATGAAGCATTTAGGAAGGGAGGGTTACAGTCAGGTAGTTAACAGATGCATGTCGCTTACTCAGTTGCTTTTGCAAGAGGTCAAAAAAATCGGGCTCCAGCCTGTTATCGATCCTGTCATGAATATTTTGGCTTTGTCAGTTTCTCAACCAAAAAAAATAAGAAAGGAATTAGCCACTCAATTTGGATGGCATGTTTCTATAACCAAACAACCGTTGTCTATAAGGCTTGTTATTATGCCTCACATGACAGAGGAAAACATTTTGGCTTTTGTTAGGGATCTCAAATCTGTACTTGACAAAATTGAATTTTCTGAGAATAATGAATCTGGAAATTTCCGACATTCTGACGGGACCGGTAACATGTCTTGA
- a CDS encoding TraB/GumN family protein, producing the protein MKNLFNEEDKTASASNSITTSSTDISVYNSDSSVSSNTVITDTCSTGNQHVCYDLSSSSGEHSSQIEPSRIIIIGTAHVSEKSVAEVNEAIEREKPDIVAVELCKPRYDSLKGKTVDAEIPIKDILKEGKIYQYMIHMLLAHVQKKFADDMGVQPGAEMIKAIDAAEVHGARIALIDRDIQVTLQRFWSKMGFIEKLKMLSGLLAAVLGIGGTKDIDMNTITNQDIVTMLVEEFRGTSPNAVKVLIDERDAYMASNLIRLASGGGKKIIAVVGAGHRAGIQNYLLHPETLPRPQSVEEIPKKRISFLKVFGIVMLAIPLAAFALLLISGVPLKSLGMVFIWWFLITGGLSALGTALARGHPYSVLTSFLVAWMTTLNPAVAAGWYAGLREAKYRNPTTKDLKNLMNAESVKDMMKNNFFRVLFVTAMSNLGAMAGSLVGAYVIFQFLNINPVDYLETSLHAGLAVLGL; encoded by the coding sequence GTGAAAAACTTATTTAATGAGGAAGATAAAACTGCTTCTGCTTCCAATAGCATTACTACTTCTTCTACTGATATATCCGTTTATAATTCGGACTCTTCTGTTAGTTCAAACACGGTTATTACTGACACATGCTCTACCGGGAACCAGCATGTTTGTTATGATCTCTCATCTTCTTCAGGTGAACACAGTTCGCAAATCGAGCCTTCCAGGATTATTATAATTGGTACAGCTCATGTATCTGAAAAAAGTGTTGCAGAGGTCAATGAAGCTATAGAAAGGGAAAAACCCGATATTGTTGCCGTAGAGCTATGCAAACCTCGGTATGATAGCCTTAAAGGAAAAACTGTTGATGCTGAAATTCCTATCAAGGATATACTCAAAGAAGGTAAGATTTATCAGTATATGATACACATGCTCCTTGCCCATGTGCAAAAAAAGTTTGCTGATGACATGGGTGTGCAGCCAGGTGCCGAGATGATTAAAGCAATAGATGCTGCTGAAGTACATGGGGCACGGATAGCACTGATTGATAGGGATATACAGGTCACTCTGCAGCGTTTCTGGAGCAAGATGGGCTTCATAGAAAAATTAAAGATGCTTTCAGGTCTGTTAGCGGCTGTATTAGGCATTGGTGGCACCAAAGATATTGATATGAATACCATTACCAATCAGGATATTGTCACGATGCTGGTGGAAGAGTTCCGTGGCACTTCTCCAAATGCTGTAAAAGTACTTATAGATGAAAGGGATGCTTACATGGCTTCAAATCTTATCAGGCTTGCATCCGGCGGTGGAAAGAAGATCATTGCTGTAGTTGGTGCAGGTCACAGGGCAGGCATTCAGAACTATCTATTGCATCCGGAAACTCTTCCACGTCCACAGTCTGTCGAGGAAATCCCTAAAAAAAGAATTAGTTTTTTGAAAGTGTTTGGTATTGTAATGTTGGCTATCCCACTGGCGGCTTTTGCGTTACTGCTTATTTCAGGTGTACCTCTAAAATCTCTTGGTATGGTTTTCATTTGGTGGTTTCTGATTACCGGAGGCTTAAGTGCTCTGGGCACCGCATTAGCAAGAGGTCATCCTTATTCGGTATTAACATCTTTCCTGGTGGCTTGGATGACGACTCTTAATCCAGCAGTGGCTGCTGGATGGTATGCAGGACTCAGAGAAGCAAAATATCGTAATCCTACCACAAAAGATCTGAAAAATCTAATGAATGCAGAATCAGTGAAAGATATGATGAAAAATAACTTTTTCAGGGTCCTTTTTGTGACTGCCATGTCTAACCTAGGTGCTATGGCTGGTAGTTTAGTAGGTGCTTATGTCATATTCCAGTTCCTGAACATCAACCCGGTAGATTATTTAGAAACTTCTTTACATGCAGGCTTAGCAGTGCTAGGTCTCTGA